One part of the Acetoanaerobium sticklandii genome encodes these proteins:
- a CDS encoding 16S rRNA (uracil(1498)-N(3))-methyltransferase has product MDRFFIRQEISQSTFIENQEDVKHISKVLRLRVNDKIEVVDSNEKEYLCEIIAISKDSVEYKVIEEVAIKRELGVQIKVYQGVPKGQKLDLIAQKLTEIGVYSITPVEFKRCVSSIKEEKEDKKIARLQRIIYEAAKQSKRNHIPKIESPMTFKELVKELKSNTINIVFYECEEENNLKSYFASLDLSDIESIGVIVGPEGGITPEEIELLESNGCKVLTLGARILRTETAAVVASAIIAYEAENIQT; this is encoded by the coding sequence ATGGATAGATTTTTTATAAGACAGGAAATATCCCAATCAACTTTCATAGAAAATCAAGAGGATGTAAAGCATATATCTAAAGTATTAAGGCTTAGAGTAAATGACAAAATAGAGGTTGTAGATTCTAACGAAAAAGAATATCTATGCGAAATTATTGCTATTTCAAAAGACAGTGTTGAGTATAAGGTGATTGAAGAAGTTGCTATAAAAAGAGAACTAGGAGTTCAGATTAAAGTATACCAAGGAGTTCCTAAGGGTCAAAAACTGGATTTAATCGCTCAAAAGCTAACGGAAATAGGAGTATATTCTATTACCCCTGTTGAATTTAAGCGCTGTGTTAGCTCCATAAAAGAAGAAAAAGAAGATAAAAAAATTGCAAGGCTTCAAAGAATTATTTATGAGGCAGCCAAGCAAAGCAAAAGAAATCACATACCTAAGATAGAAAGTCCGATGACTTTTAAAGAACTCGTCAAAGAATTAAAAAGCAATACCATAAATATTGTTTTCTATGAGTGTGAAGAAGAAAATAATTTAAAATCTTACTTTGCTTCACTAGATTTATCAGACATAGAAAGTATTGGAGTAATAGTAGGACCTGAAGGTGGAATAACTCCTGAGGAAATAGAATTACTAGAATCAAATGGATGTAAGGTGCTGACTTTAGGTGCTAGAATACTTAGAACAGAAACAGCAGCAGTGGTTGCTAGTGCTATAATAGCATATGAAGCTGAAAATATACAAACATAG
- the prmA gene encoding 50S ribosomal protein L11 methyltransferase translates to MKWTEIKVKTTTEAVEAVANIFYEIGAQGVVIEDPNDFLYQQKDELSWDYIEEEVFFNGYEGAIVKAYLSEEENVLAKIESIKESVNNLPSFGINIGDGIVELEEVNQQDWENAWKQYYKPVKVSDKIVIKPTWEEYNAKLNELVIELDPGMAFGTGTHETTNMCIQALERHIDSNCSVLDIGCGSGILSIAAAKLGADRVLGVDLDPVAVKVSKENIEQNNLLGFVEIRHGNLMDVVTEKADIVVANIIADIVIKLADEVANYMKEDGLFISSGIIMPRLEEVKKAIEDKGFKILEVNTQGEWACITAKAL, encoded by the coding sequence ATGAAATGGACTGAAATAAAAGTAAAAACTACAACAGAAGCTGTTGAAGCAGTTGCAAATATTTTTTATGAAATAGGTGCACAAGGTGTTGTAATAGAAGATCCTAATGATTTTTTATATCAGCAAAAGGATGAGCTTTCTTGGGACTATATTGAAGAAGAAGTATTTTTTAATGGTTATGAAGGAGCTATAGTTAAGGCTTATCTTTCTGAAGAAGAAAATGTTCTGGCAAAAATAGAATCAATCAAAGAGAGCGTTAATAATCTTCCTAGCTTTGGGATAAATATAGGCGATGGAATTGTTGAGCTTGAAGAAGTGAATCAGCAGGACTGGGAAAATGCGTGGAAACAATATTATAAGCCTGTCAAGGTATCGGATAAGATAGTAATCAAGCCTACATGGGAAGAATACAATGCAAAGCTAAATGAACTAGTTATTGAGCTTGATCCAGGAATGGCTTTTGGAACAGGCACTCATGAAACAACGAATATGTGCATTCAGGCTTTAGAAAGGCATATAGATTCAAATTGTAGCGTGCTAGATATAGGGTGCGGAAGTGGGATTTTATCTATAGCTGCAGCTAAACTGGGAGCAGACAGAGTCTTAGGCGTAGATTTAGATCCAGTAGCTGTAAAAGTGTCAAAAGAAAATATAGAGCAGAATAATCTACTTGGCTTTGTAGAAATAAGACATGGAAATCTTATGGATGTTGTAACTGAAAAAGCAGATATCGTAGTTGCGAATATAATTGCTGATATAGTTATTAAGCTTGCTGATGAGGTCGCAAACTACATGAAGGAAGATGGACTTTTTATTTCCTCAGGGATAATAATGCCAAGACTTGAAGAAGTTAAAAAAGCAATAGAAGATAAAGGCTTTAAAATATTGGAAGTTAATACTCAAGGCGAGTGGGCATGCATCACAGCTAAGGCTTTATAG
- the dnaJ gene encoding molecular chaperone DnaJ, whose protein sequence is MEKRDYYEVLGISKDASEQEIKKAYRKMAMKYHPDKNQGDKDSEEHFKEVNEAYEVLSDPQKRRTYDQFGHAGFSGGGFGQGGFSGGQGFGGFEDIFGDIFGDMFGGGFGGAGRSSRKTGPRKGADMRLRMELKFEEAAFGIEREISIQREEECDTCHGSGAKPGTSTTTCPTCNGTGEVRQTTRTPFGNMMNVAPCPNCQGAGTIIEHKCETCFGQGRVKKAKKINVKIPAGVDDGATIKMSGEGQLGHKGGPRGDLYIIINVIPHKLFERDGYNVYLEMPITFVQAALGDEVEVPTLDGKVKYKIPEGTQSGTVFRLRGKGIPHLRSTQRGDQLVKVSVEVPKKLSDKQKDLLRDFAKETGTEVNEQSRNFFDKVRDIFK, encoded by the coding sequence GTGGAAAAGCGTGATTATTATGAGGTTCTTGGTATTTCTAAGGATGCCTCAGAACAAGAAATAAAAAAAGCATATAGAAAAATGGCAATGAAATATCACCCTGATAAGAATCAAGGAGATAAGGATTCAGAAGAGCATTTTAAAGAAGTAAATGAGGCATACGAAGTTCTTTCAGACCCTCAAAAAAGAAGAACTTATGATCAATTTGGTCATGCGGGATTCTCTGGTGGAGGATTTGGACAGGGAGGATTCTCAGGCGGACAAGGCTTTGGGGGCTTTGAAGATATCTTTGGAGATATTTTTGGAGATATGTTTGGTGGAGGCTTTGGTGGCGCAGGAAGAAGCTCTAGAAAGACAGGGCCAAGAAAAGGCGCTGATATGAGACTAAGAATGGAGCTTAAGTTTGAGGAAGCTGCATTTGGAATAGAAAGAGAAATATCGATTCAAAGAGAAGAAGAGTGTGACACTTGTCATGGAAGTGGAGCAAAGCCTGGAACTAGTACTACTACTTGCCCTACTTGTAATGGAACAGGAGAGGTAAGACAAACTACAAGAACTCCTTTTGGAAATATGATGAACGTAGCTCCATGCCCTAATTGTCAAGGTGCAGGTACTATTATAGAACATAAATGTGAAACTTGTTTTGGTCAAGGAAGAGTCAAAAAAGCTAAGAAAATCAATGTTAAAATTCCAGCAGGAGTAGATGATGGAGCAACCATTAAGATGTCTGGAGAGGGACAGCTTGGCCATAAGGGTGGACCTAGGGGAGATCTATATATAATAATAAATGTAATCCCTCATAAGCTTTTTGAAAGAGACGGTTACAATGTTTATCTTGAAATGCCGATAACATTTGTGCAAGCAGCACTAGGCGATGAAGTAGAAGTACCAACTTTAGATGGCAAAGTAAAATATAAAATACCTGAAGGAACTCAGTCAGGAACGGTATTTAGACTTAGAGGCAAGGGTATTCCACATCTAAGAAGCACTCAAAGAGGAGACCAACTTGTGAAAGTATCTGTAGAGGTTCCTAAGAAATTATCAGATAAACAAAAAGATTTACTTAGAGACTTTGCTAAAGAAACTGGAACAGAGGTTAACGAGCAAAGCAGAAATTTTTTTGATAAAGTGAGAGATATTTTTAAGTAA
- the dnaK gene encoding molecular chaperone DnaK translates to MAKTIGIDLGTTNSCVSVMEGGEPVVIPNAEGMRTTPSVVAFSKDGERIVGEPAKRQAVTNPDRTIASIKREMGRDHKVTIDGKDYSPQEISAIILQKLKSDAEAYLGDTVTEAVITVPAYFTDAQRQATKDAGKIAGLNVKRIINEPTAASLAYGLDKTDHEEKILVFDLGGGTFDVSILEIGDGTFEVLSTSGNNQLGGDDFDEVLVNYIADEFKKTEGVDLRQDKMSHQRLKDAAEKAKKELSSTLNTNVNLPFITATAEGPKHLNMDISRAKFEEITAFLVEKTMEPTRKALADSGLSMSEVDKVILVGGSTRIPAVQEAIKKFTGKEPHKGINPDECVAIGAAIQAGVLAGDVKDVLLLDVTPLSLGIETLGGVFTKIIERNTTIPTKKSQVFSTAADNQTAVDIHVLQGERSMAGDNVTLGRFQLMDIPAAPRGIPQIEVTFDIDSNGIVHVGAKDLGTGKEQKITITSSTNLSDDEINKKVKEAEMHAEEDKKKKEKMEALNQAESTIYQTEKTIKDMGDKVSAAEKEAVEAAIAGLKEVKDKADATGEQIRAEIDKVMQAIHPISQKMYEQAQAQQGAEQQSQAGDDVVDADYEVVDEDK, encoded by the coding sequence ATGGCAAAAACAATAGGTATAGATTTAGGAACAACAAACTCATGTGTATCAGTTATGGAGGGTGGAGAACCAGTTGTAATTCCAAATGCTGAAGGAATGCGTACGACTCCATCAGTGGTTGCTTTTTCAAAGGATGGAGAAAGAATAGTTGGAGAGCCAGCTAAAAGACAAGCTGTTACAAATCCAGATAGAACTATTGCATCTATCAAAAGAGAAATGGGAAGAGATCATAAGGTTACAATAGATGGAAAAGACTACTCTCCACAAGAGATTTCAGCTATTATTCTTCAAAAATTAAAATCAGATGCTGAGGCATATCTAGGAGATACTGTAACTGAAGCAGTAATTACTGTTCCAGCCTACTTTACAGATGCACAAAGACAAGCTACTAAGGATGCAGGAAAAATAGCAGGACTTAATGTTAAAAGAATTATTAACGAGCCTACAGCTGCTTCACTAGCTTATGGACTTGATAAAACTGACCATGAAGAAAAAATACTAGTATTTGACCTTGGTGGAGGAACATTTGACGTATCTATTCTAGAAATCGGCGATGGAACATTTGAAGTTTTATCAACTAGCGGAAACAATCAACTAGGTGGAGACGATTTTGATGAAGTTTTAGTAAACTATATAGCAGATGAATTTAAAAAGACTGAAGGTGTTGATTTAAGACAAGATAAGATGAGCCATCAAAGACTTAAGGATGCTGCAGAAAAAGCTAAAAAAGAGCTTTCATCTACTTTAAACACAAATGTTAATCTTCCATTTATCACAGCAACTGCAGAAGGCCCTAAGCACCTTAATATGGATATATCTAGAGCTAAGTTTGAAGAAATTACAGCATTCTTAGTAGAAAAAACTATGGAGCCAACTAGAAAAGCTCTTGCTGACTCAGGTTTATCTATGTCAGAAGTAGATAAAGTAATCCTAGTTGGAGGCTCAACTAGAATTCCAGCTGTTCAAGAAGCGATTAAGAAATTTACTGGAAAAGAACCTCATAAAGGAATCAATCCTGATGAGTGCGTGGCAATAGGCGCGGCTATTCAAGCTGGGGTACTTGCTGGAGATGTTAAAGATGTTTTATTGCTTGATGTTACACCTTTATCTCTAGGAATAGAGACATTAGGTGGAGTATTCACTAAAATAATCGAAAGAAATACTACTATTCCTACAAAGAAATCTCAAGTATTTTCTACAGCAGCAGATAATCAAACAGCAGTAGATATACACGTTCTTCAAGGAGAGCGCTCTATGGCAGGAGATAATGTTACTTTAGGTAGATTCCAGCTTATGGATATACCAGCGGCTCCAAGAGGAATTCCTCAAATTGAAGTTACTTTTGATATAGATTCAAATGGTATAGTGCATGTTGGAGCAAAAGATTTAGGAACTGGTAAAGAACAAAAAATTACTATTACTTCAAGTACTAATCTTTCTGATGATGAAATAAACAAAAAAGTTAAAGAAGCAGAAATGCATGCGGAAGAAGATAAAAAGAAAAAAGAAAAAATGGAAGCACTTAACCAAGCAGAATCTACAATCTACCAAACTGAAAAAACTATAAAAGATATGGGAGACAAAGTTTCTGCAGCTGAGAAAGAAGCAGTAGAAGCTGCGATTGCTGGATTAAAAGAAGTAAAAGACAAAGCTGATGCAACAGGAGAGCAAATCAGAGCAGAAATAGATAAAGTAATGCAAGCAATCCATCCGATTTCGCAGAAAATGTATGAGCAGGCTCAGGCTCAGCAAGGAGCAGAGCAACAATCTCAAGCTGGTGACGATGTAGTTGATGCTGATTATGAAGTGGTTGACGAAGACAAATAA
- the grpE gene encoding nucleotide exchange factor GrpE, whose translation MSLNDEALNEDKDTIEEGQENTNTMQKEQDMTQDDIREVDEQEDLINEEESAETAQIEKLQQEIEEMKALAQRTQADFMNYKKRVEKEKSELTVFANEKIVTEMLTIVDNFERALQSEKENSETAFYKGVELILKQLMDTLYKFGLEELDALNQDFDPNFHHAVMQEEADEPDKVIDVLQKGYKLKDKVIRPSMVKVSK comes from the coding sequence TTGTCACTTAATGACGAAGCCCTAAACGAAGATAAAGACACCATAGAGGAAGGACAAGAAAATACAAATACAATGCAAAAGGAGCAGGACATGACTCAGGATGATATCAGAGAGGTTGATGAACAAGAAGACTTGATAAATGAAGAAGAATCGGCTGAAACAGCTCAAATAGAAAAACTTCAGCAAGAAATTGAAGAGATGAAAGCACTTGCCCAAAGAACTCAGGCAGATTTTATGAACTACAAAAAAAGAGTGGAAAAAGAAAAAAGCGAACTAACAGTATTTGCAAATGAAAAAATAGTAACTGAGATGCTGACAATTGTAGATAATTTTGAGCGTGCTTTACAAAGTGAAAAAGAAAATTCAGAAACAGCTTTTTATAAAGGTGTAGAATTAATACTAAAGCAGCTTATGGATACTCTTTATAAATTTGGTTTAGAAGAGCTTGATGCTTTGAACCAAGATTTTGATCCTAATTTCCATCATGCAGTAATGCAGGAAGAAGCAGATGAGCCTGACAAGGTAATCGATGTGCTTCAAAAAGGATATAAGCTAAAGGATAAGGTAATAAGACCATCAATGGTAAAGGTTAGTAAATAG
- the hrcA gene encoding heat-inducible transcriptional repressor HrcA — translation MASNLELSDRKLRILQFIIQEYIETAEPVGSRTISKNKTLGVSAATIRNEMADLEEMGLLLQPHTSAGRIPSHDAYRLYVDKLMGVIGLNKKEKDEIEGALVGNIEQIQELLEDSLALLTQITNYTSVAISQKVEKSKKIKQLNLVHIDSMTAVLIMVMEDGTVRNSKFKLSVPVSEEKLELISRTLNDNIRGKIIEDFDMNFINYIKHQIKEYNKIFDDMFTVMKSNMDKNLSFNVLLNGATNIFNFPEFSDIGKAKSFLNLLEQKNEVASLLEEKGIRKGNVNIIIGDDSIDDVLGSCSIITTEYEYKGKTIGKLGIIGPKRMDYDRAYSVMNYITKRLNKLMNNT, via the coding sequence ATGGCGTCAAACTTAGAGTTGAGCGATAGAAAGCTTAGAATATTACAGTTTATAATTCAAGAATATATAGAGACGGCTGAACCCGTAGGCTCTAGGACTATTTCAAAAAATAAAACATTAGGCGTAAGTGCTGCTACTATAAGAAATGAAATGGCAGACCTTGAAGAAATGGGATTATTATTACAGCCTCATACTTCAGCTGGAAGAATTCCTTCCCATGATGCTTATAGACTGTATGTAGACAAGTTAATGGGTGTTATTGGACTTAATAAAAAAGAAAAGGATGAAATCGAAGGAGCGCTTGTTGGGAATATAGAGCAGATACAAGAACTACTTGAGGATTCCTTAGCTCTGCTGACCCAGATAACAAACTATACATCTGTAGCTATCTCACAAAAAGTAGAAAAATCTAAAAAGATAAAGCAATTAAATTTAGTTCATATTGATTCTATGACTGCTGTTTTAATAATGGTTATGGAAGATGGGACTGTGAGAAATAGCAAGTTTAAATTAAGTGTTCCAGTTTCTGAAGAGAAGCTTGAGCTCATATCAAGGACATTAAATGACAATATAAGAGGCAAAATAATTGAAGACTTTGATATGAATTTTATTAATTATATTAAGCATCAAATCAAGGAGTACAATAAGATTTTTGACGATATGTTCACGGTTATGAAATCGAACATGGATAAAAATCTTTCTTTTAATGTACTACTAAATGGAGCTACTAATATTTTTAATTTCCCTGAATTTAGTGATATAGGCAAAGCAAAATCTTTTTTAAATCTTTTAGAGCAGAAAAACGAAGTGGCTAGCCTGCTAGAAGAAAAGGGAATACGAAAAGGCAATGTAAATATAATAATAGGCGATGACTCGATTGATGATGTACTTGGAAGCTGCTCGATTATCACAACAGAGTATGAATACAAAGGAAAAACAATCGGGAAGCTTGGAATAATCGGACCAAAGAGGATGGATTATGACAGAGCTTATTCTGTCATGAATTATATTACTAAACGCCTTAATAAACTTATGAACAATACTTAA
- the hemW gene encoding radical SAM family heme chaperone HemW, giving the protein MNYPEKEKLSLYFHIPFCLSKCSYCDFVSFANSTAFHEPYINALLKELLLYKSTIDKNQISTIFIGGGTPTSLSDNLFELLIKSIDEILQLNCNSNNIEYTIEANPKTITSKKADTMKQYGINRVSLGLQSANEIELKVLNRIHSFKDLEESIDILKAHGISNINIDLMYAIANQTIESFKTSIQKVLALKPDHISCYSLILEEGTALYKLHKENKITFPTEDEDINMYELAVNMLTSAGYEHYEISNFALSGRKCSHNITYWKVKPYLGFGVSSHSFFDNSRYSNTSSIEEYIDLLSKNSLPIESTELIDDTMAFEEWIFLRLRMKEGINFEDINSRFSINFLASYKPKLDKLLNEGLLIYDASKVSLTLKGFELSNYAFLTLLS; this is encoded by the coding sequence ATGAATTATCCAGAAAAAGAAAAATTAAGTCTATATTTTCATATTCCATTTTGTCTTAGCAAATGCTCTTATTGTGATTTTGTTTCCTTCGCAAATTCCACTGCTTTTCATGAGCCCTATATAAATGCTTTATTAAAAGAGCTACTATTGTATAAATCTACAATTGATAAAAATCAAATCTCAACTATATTCATAGGCGGAGGTACACCCACTAGCTTAAGCGACAATTTATTTGAACTTCTGATTAAAAGCATAGATGAAATACTACAGCTAAATTGCAATTCAAATAATATAGAATATACTATAGAAGCAAATCCTAAAACTATTACTTCAAAAAAAGCTGACACCATGAAGCAATATGGTATCAATAGAGTTAGCCTTGGACTTCAGTCAGCAAATGAAATAGAGCTTAAGGTACTAAACCGAATTCATAGCTTCAAAGATCTTGAAGAATCTATAGATATTCTCAAAGCCCACGGAATTAGTAATATTAACATAGATTTGATGTATGCCATTGCAAATCAAACTATTGAATCCTTTAAAACCTCCATTCAAAAAGTATTAGCTTTAAAGCCAGATCATATATCCTGCTACTCTCTTATATTAGAAGAAGGTACTGCGCTATATAAGCTTCATAAGGAAAACAAGATAACCTTTCCAACCGAGGATGAGGATATAAACATGTATGAGCTGGCAGTAAATATGCTTACATCAGCTGGCTATGAGCATTATGAAATATCTAATTTTGCTCTTTCTGGCAGAAAGTGTAGCCACAATATAACTTACTGGAAAGTCAAGCCTTATTTGGGTTTTGGAGTTTCTTCACATTCTTTTTTCGATAACAGCAGATATTCTAATACCAGTAGCATAGAAGAATACATCGATTTACTATCAAAAAATAGTTTGCCAATAGAAAGCACAGAGCTCATTGATGATACTATGGCCTTTGAAGAATGGATATTTTTAAGGCTCCGAATGAAGGAAGGCATTAATTTTGAAGATATAAATTCAAGATTTAGCATAAATTTTTTAGCAAGTTACAAGCCCAAATTAGATAAACTCTTAAATGAAGGTCTTTTAATTTATGATGCTTCCAAAGTAAGTCTTACATTAAAAGGCTTTGAGCTTAGTAATTATGCTTTTTTAACATTATTATCTTAA
- a CDS encoding cytochrome c biogenesis CcdA family protein produces MDVVLQMFSAFMLEHIYMAVPIAFLAGVISAFSPCVLTTIPLVIGYMGNSKISDRKKGLLYSLIFTLGLSITFIALGFLTAYVGMIFSGYGKVIYLVLAFIMIGSSLNILGIINFKKQENACSIEEKPVRKGLIGIFTLGLFGGFAASPCATPVLAAILSFVASRGNPVLGVFMLMAYSIGNSILVILAGVSVSTLNSLVTQPKYIKLANNLKNILAVFILFAGLYVFYLAV; encoded by the coding sequence ATGGACGTCGTACTTCAAATGTTTTCTGCATTTATGCTAGAGCATATATATATGGCTGTTCCGATAGCTTTTTTAGCAGGTGTCATATCAGCTTTTAGTCCGTGTGTACTCACAACAATTCCCTTAGTTATAGGCTATATGGGTAATAGCAAAATATCGGATAGAAAAAAAGGTCTATTATATTCTCTGATATTTACTTTAGGTTTAAGCATAACCTTTATTGCATTAGGATTTCTGACAGCTTATGTAGGAATGATTTTTTCTGGATATGGGAAGGTTATATATCTAGTGCTAGCTTTTATTATGATAGGAAGTAGTTTGAATATACTTGGGATTATAAATTTCAAAAAACAGGAAAATGCTTGTAGTATAGAAGAAAAGCCTGTGAGAAAAGGCTTGATTGGCATATTTACCTTAGGTCTATTTGGTGGATTTGCAGCTTCGCCTTGTGCTACTCCTGTGCTTGCAGCTATTCTTTCTTTTGTAGCAAGCAGAGGCAATCCAGTGCTAGGAGTTTTTATGCTGATGGCTTACAGCATAGGAAATAGTATACTTGTAATTCTTGCTGGAGTTTCGGTATCTACTTTAAATAGCCTTGTTACACAGCCCAAATATATAAAGCTTGCGAACAATTTAAAAAATATTTTGGCTGTTTTTATATTATTTGCTGGGCTATATGTGTTTTACCTAGCAGTATAG
- a CDS encoding thioredoxin family protein, whose product MNKNIKILIIVLVIGALAAIYFNKNLSDSSENIQKDNIDPSNNKTEESYETTTNEYYDLAIENGYPTFLEFTTSTCPACKYMEPTIEEAKIKFKGKANVVVVNLDLQENAHLAMAYNVRVVPTLVFLDNDAVIKSRTEGVTTLDDIEKMLKEAGMQ is encoded by the coding sequence ATGAACAAAAATATTAAGATTTTGATAATAGTCCTTGTAATAGGAGCGTTGGCAGCTATTTATTTCAATAAAAATTTATCTGATTCAAGTGAAAATATTCAAAAGGATAATATTGACCCAAGCAATAATAAAACTGAGGAAAGCTATGAAACTACAACAAATGAATACTATGATTTAGCAATAGAAAATGGATACCCTACATTTTTAGAATTTACAACTTCAACTTGCCCAGCCTGTAAGTATATGGAGCCTACGATAGAAGAAGCCAAGATAAAATTTAAAGGAAAAGCAAACGTAGTGGTTGTAAATTTAGATCTTCAGGAAAATGCTCATTTGGCGATGGCGTATAATGTAAGAGTAGTTCCTACCTTAGTATTTTTAGATAATGATGCAGTAATTAAATCGAGAACTGAAGGTGTAACTACACTTGATGATATAGAAAAAATGCTTAAAGAAGCAGGTATGCAGTAA
- the nadC gene encoding carboxylating nicotinate-nucleotide diphosphorylase gives MLEFQIDKLVKMWLEEDINNIDLASSVIFNEEHKSKSKFMAKEDGVICGWDIVRRVFELLKYEGEVKVLKPDGASVQKGECIAELYGRTKSLLMGERVALNILSHLSGISTKTNKAVSVLSRGNTKLLDTRKTTPGLRMLEKYAVRTGGGVNHRYNLSQAVMIKDNHIKASGGITNAYDKVKSKSGPMTAIEIEVKNIEELKEAIVLKPNLILLDNMNDNQLRECVNLCNGLVPLEASGNMTLERLDEIKDIGLDYVSMGELTHSVKALDISMKLI, from the coding sequence ATGCTAGAGTTTCAAATTGATAAACTGGTTAAAATGTGGCTAGAGGAAGATATTAATAATATTGACCTTGCTAGTAGTGTGATTTTTAATGAGGAGCATAAAAGTAAGAGCAAGTTTATGGCTAAGGAAGATGGAGTAATTTGCGGATGGGATATAGTAAGAAGAGTTTTTGAGCTTCTTAAGTATGAAGGTGAGGTGAAGGTTTTAAAACCAGATGGGGCAAGCGTTCAAAAGGGTGAATGCATAGCTGAGCTTTATGGCCGTACAAAATCTCTTTTGATGGGAGAAAGAGTTGCTCTTAATATCTTGTCTCATCTTAGTGGGATTTCAACTAAAACAAATAAGGCAGTAAGCGTGCTTTCTAGAGGGAATACAAAGCTTTTAGATACGAGAAAAACAACGCCAGGGCTTAGAATGCTGGAAAAATATGCTGTTAGGACTGGTGGTGGAGTAAACCACAGATACAATCTTTCGCAAGCTGTAATGATTAAGGATAATCATATAAAGGCATCTGGAGGCATAACAAATGCCTATGATAAAGTAAAATCTAAGTCAGGACCAATGACAGCTATAGAAATAGAGGTTAAAAACATTGAAGAGCTAAAAGAAGCTATTGTGCTTAAGCCAAACTTAATATTACTTGATAATATGAATGATAATCAGCTTAGAGAGTGCGTAAACTTATGTAATGGTTTAGTGCCACTTGAAGCTTCAGGAAATATGACCTTAGAGCGCCTAGACGAAATTAAAGACATAGGCCTTGATTATGTATCTATGGGAGAACTGACTCATTCAGTCAAAGCACTTGATATATCGATGAAATTAATATAG